A stretch of the Ictidomys tridecemlineatus isolate mIctTri1 chromosome 5, mIctTri1.hap1, whole genome shotgun sequence genome encodes the following:
- the Cenpb gene encoding major centromere autoantigen B: protein MGPKRRQLTFREKSRIIQEVEENPDLRKGEIARRFNIPPSTLSTILKNKRAILASERKYGVASTCRKTNKLSPYDKLEGLLIAWFQQIRAAGLPVKGIILKEKALRIAEELGMDDFTASNGWLDRFRRRHGVVSCSGVARARGRNSAPRTPAAPASPAAVPSEGSGGSTPGWRAREEQPPSVAEGYASQDVFSATETSLWYDFLPDQAAGLCGGDGRARQATQRLSVLLCANADGSEKLPPLVAGKSAKPRAGQGGLPCDYTANSKGGVTTQALAKYLKALDTRMAAESRRVLLLAGRLAAQSLDTSGLRHVQLAFFPPGTVHPLERGVVQQVKGHYRQAMLLKAMAALEGQDRSGLQLGLMEALHFVAAAWQAVEPSDIATCFREAGFGGGPNATITTSLKSEGEEEEEEEEEEEEEEEEEEEEGEGEEEEEEEEEEGEEEEEGGEGEELGEEEEVEEEGDVDDSDEEEEEEEESSSEGLEAEDWAQGVVEAGGSFGGYSAQEEAQCPTLHFLEGGEDSESDSEEEEEDEDEDEEDEDDEDDDEDSDEVPVPSFGEAMAYFAMVKRYLTSFPIDDRVQSHILHLEHDLVHVTRKNHARQAGVRGLGHQS, encoded by the coding sequence ATGGGCCCCAAGCGGCGGCAGCTGACGTTCCGGGAGAAGTCGCGGATCAtccaggaggtggaggagaaCCCGGACCTGCGCAAGGGCGAGATCGCGCGGCGCTTCAACATCCCGCCGTCCACGCTGAGCACCATCCTGAAGAACAAGCGCGCCATCCTGGCGTCGGAGCGCAAGTACGGTGTGGCCTCCACCTGCCGCAAGACCAACAAGCTGTCCCCCTATGACAAGCTGGAGGGATTGCTCATAGCCTGGTTCCAGCAGATCCGCGCCGCTGGCCTGCCCGTCAAGGGCATCATCCTCAAGGAGAAGGCTCTGCGTATAGCCGAGGAGCTGGGCATGGACGACTTCACTGCCTCCAATGGCTGGCTGGACCGCTTCCGCCGGCGCCATGGTGTGGTGTCCTGCAGTGGTGTGGCCCGTGCCCGGGGACGAAACAGTGCTCCCCGGACCCCAGCAGCACCTGCTAGCCCGGCTGCTGTGCCCTCGGAGGGCAGTGGTGGGAGTACACCTGGCTGGCGAGCCCGGGAGGAGCAACCGCCGTCTGTGGCCGAGGGATACGCCTCCCAGGACGTGTTCAGCGCCACCGAGACCAGTCTTTGGTATGACTTTCTGCCCGACCAGGCGGCAGGGCTGTGCGGAGGCGATGGAAGGGCGCGCCAAGCCACCCAGCGCTTAAGCGTCTTGCTGTGCGCCAATGCCGATGGCAGCGAGAAGCTACCCCCTTTGGTGGCCGGCAAATCAGCTAAGCCTCGTGCAGGACAAGGTGGCCTGCCCTGCGACTACACCGCCAACTCTAAGGGTGGTGTCACCACCCAGGCACTGGCCAAGTACTTGAAAGCCCTGGACACCCGAATGGCTGCAGAGTCTCGCCGGGTCCTGCTGCTGGCAGGCCGCTTGGCTGCCCAGTCCCTGGACACTTCAGGCCTGAGGCACGTGCAGCTGGCCTTCTTCCCTCCGGGCACTGTGCATCCCTTGGAGCGAGGAGTGGTCCAACAGGTGAAAGGCCACTATCGCCAGGCTATGCTGCTCAAGGCCATGGCTGCCCTAGAGGGCCAGGATCGCTCAGGCCTGCAGCTGGGCCTTATGGAGGCCCTGCACTTTGTGGCTGCAGCGTGGCAGGCAGTGGAGCCTTCGGACATAGCCACCTGTTTTCGGGAGGCTGGTTTTGGAGGTGGCCCTAATGCCACCATCACCACTTCCCTCAAGagtgagggagaagaagaggaagaggaggaggaggaagaagaagaggaggaagaagaagaggaggaggagggtgaaggggaagaggaggaggaggaggaagaagaagaaggggaggaggaggaggaaggaggagaaggagaagagttgggggaggaagaggaggtggaggaggagggtgatGTTGATGACAgtgatgaagaagaggaggaagaggaggaaagctCTTCTGAGGGCTTGGAGGCCGAGGACTGGGCCCAGGGAGTAGTGGAGGCTGGAGGCAGCTTTGGGGGTTACAGTGCTCAGGAGGAGGCACAGTGCCCTACCCTCCATTTCTTGGAAGGTGGGGAGGACTCAGAGTCAGAtagtgaggaagaggaggaagatgaggatgaggatgaggaggaTGAAGATGACGAAGATGATGATGAGGATAGTGATGAGGTGCCTGTACCCAGCTTTGGGGAGGCCATGGCTTACTTTGCCATGGTCAAGAGGTACCTGACCTCCTTCCCCATTGATGACCGTGTGCAGAGCCACATCCTCCACTTGGAACATGATCTGGTCCACGTGACTAGGAAGAACCACGCCAGGCAGGCGGGAGTTCGGGGTCTTGGACATCAAAGCTGA
- the Spef1 gene encoding sperm flagellar protein 1, producing MASSVDEEALHQLYLWVDNIPLSRPKRNLSRDFSDGVLVAEVIKFYFPKMVEMHNYVPANSLQQKLSNWGHLNRKVLNKLNFSVPDDVMRKIAQCAPGVVELVLIPLKQRLEERQRRRKQGSGSLQELPPADGSGYLDVDVSQKTRGEGAPEPQGGEQLRVGRLPAPRPPGYSQALQGDPSFVLQIAEKEQELLASQETVQVLQMKVRRLEHLLQLKNVRIEDLSRRLQQAERKQR from the exons ATGGCGAGCAGTGTGGATGAGGAAGCGCTGCACCAGCTGTACCTATGGGTAGACAACATCCCTCTGTCCAGGCCCAAGAGAAACCTCTCCCGGGACTTCAGTGATGGAG TCCTGGTGGCAGAGGTCATCAAATTTTATTTCCCAAAGATGGTGGAGATGCACAATTATGTCCCTGCAAACTCTCTCCAGCAGAAGCTCAGCAACTGGGGTCACCTGAACAG GAAGGTGCTAAACAAACTGAACTTTTCGGTACCAGACGACGTAATGCGCAAGATTGCTCAGTGTGCCCCGGGTGTGGTGGAGTTGGTACTCATCCCGCTGAAGCAGCGCCTGGAGGAGCGGCAAAGGCGCAGGAAGCAGGGCTCCGGTTCCTTACAG GAGCTGCCTCCCGCTGATGGCAGTGGCTACTTGGATGTGG ATGTATCCCAGAAGACACGAGGGGAAGGTGCACCAGAACCCcaaggaggagagcag CTCAGGGTGGGGCGGCTGCCGGCGCCCCGTCCTCCTGGGTATAGCCAGGCGCTGCAGGGCGACCCAAGCTTCGTCCTTCAGATTGCTGAAAAGGAGCAGGAGCTGTTGGCCTCGCAAGAGACTGTGCAG GTCCTGCAGATGAAGGTGAGGCGCCTGGAGCACCTGCTTCAGCTCAAGAACGTGCGCATCGAGGACCTTTCCCGGAGGCTCCAGCAGGCGGAGCGCAAGCAGCGGTGA